The genomic interval GGAGGGAGACCACTACCGGACACGGCTCACCCATACCCTTGAGGTATCTCAGATCGCGCGTACCATATCGCGCGCGCTGCGCCTCAACGAGGACCTCACGGAGGCTGTCGCGCTGGGACATGACCTCGGCCATACCCCCTTCGGACACATGGGCGAAACGGTGCTTGACAGGCTTGCGAAACAAAACGGCCTGACTGGATTCCACCATGCGGCACAAAGCCTGCGTGTCGTCGACCGCATTGAGAAAGATGGCCGTGGGCTAAACCTCACCTGGGAGGTGCGTATGGGGATCATTCAGCACTCTAAGGGACAGGTGGACGTCCGTTCCGGCTATGACCTAACCAATCCTACGACAATGGAGGCCTGGGTCGTCCGTGTCTCCGACTCTCTGGCCTACCTTAACCACGACATCGATGATGCCCTGCGTGCCGGTCTCATCGAGGATAACGAGATGACGCCTGAGATGCGGGAGGTCGTCTCCATACCAAACTCCAAAAGAATAAACGGTATGATCATGGATGTGATTGAAAACAGCACTCCGGAGGCGGTCCGATTCAGCGACGATATGCTTGGGTACATTGAGCGGCTTCGCAGTTTCCTCTACCGCCACGTCTACACACGCGCCAACGCTCAGATAGAAGATTCCCGTGTTGAACATGTCCTCACGGCGCTCTTCAACGCGCGCATGGATAAAAACGGCGGTTCCGCACAGGAGGCGGTTGACATGATATCTGGTATGACCGACCGGTACGCCCTCCATCTCTTCCAGAAGACCTTCGTGCCGAGCCCCTGGCCGGATCCGAAAAATATAATATAAAGCGAAGGCCGGAGCGTCAAAACTCCGGCCTTCGCTTTTTGTATTCGTTTACGGTAATTTCTGTATTTATTCGATAATATTATACTTTCGAAGCAATTCCTGATACTTTGCCTCCATATCCGTCTGCTGGCTTGGATCTTTCTTATAAGGATCAGCGGATGAACTCGGCAGCTTTACCGGCTCCTTCTCTGGAGCCTTCTTCTGCGGTATCGGCGCGGAATCAGTCTGCCCAGAATTGTCCTGAGGCTGTGTGAGGTCCTCCCCCGCAAGCTTCATCGCATACTTATTGGAGGTGGCCTCGTCATCGATAGGCGCCAGCAAAAGCTGTGGGGCGTTATCATCCGCGCGCGCCGCCGAGAGCGAGCCTCCATGCCACGGGCAGATGGATGTAGGCGCGCGCCCCTGCGCCATCAGCAGCGTTGTCGCGGGGCATCCCTCCGCCGCGATGAACCCTGTTGTCTTGCAGACCCTTACGGCCTCAACCTCAGCGTCGCCGGGGATGGAGAAGGAAGAGGGCAGGTTCATCTTTGAGACCGCGTATGAGACAAATTCCTTCCACACCGGCAGCGCCGCGACCGCGCCGGTAGACCTGCCGCCCAGCGGTTTATGATTGTCGTTGCCGATATATACGACCACGACAAGTCCCGGGACTCCCCCGACGAACCAGGCGTCCGTCCAGTCGTTTGTCGTACCGGTCTTACCGAAGGTCTCGTAATTGGGGATCTTGGCTCTCGCGCCGGTTCCCCAGCCTGTGACCTGTTCGAGCATAGAGCGTATCGAGACGGCCGTTGTGGGGGAGATCGCGCTCGTCAGCTTGGGGCCGTTCTGCTCCAGAGATTCCCCGCGCTGGGAGAGTATCTCCTTCACGGCATAAGGCTCCACCTTATAACCGTTGTTTGCAAAGGTGGAATAGGCGATAGACATCTCAAGCGGCGTTACGCTCGCCGTGCCGAGAGCCACCGAAAGATCGTCCGGCAGATAAGGGGTCGTGATACCGATGCGGCGCGCAAGATCGGCGATACGTCCAACGCCGTCTATCT from Cloacibacillus sp. carries:
- a CDS encoding deoxyguanosinetriphosphate triphosphohydrolase, with the protein product MTIRERWEEIERQILAPQACLAVNSRGRERPEEPCAIRTCFQRDRDRIIHCKSFRRLKYKTQVLLLPEGDHYRTRLTHTLEVSQIARTISRALRLNEDLTEAVALGHDLGHTPFGHMGETVLDRLAKQNGLTGFHHAAQSLRVVDRIEKDGRGLNLTWEVRMGIIQHSKGQVDVRSGYDLTNPTTMEAWVVRVSDSLAYLNHDIDDALRAGLIEDNEMTPEMREVVSIPNSKRINGMIMDVIENSTPEAVRFSDDMLGYIERLRSFLYRHVYTRANAQIEDSRVEHVLTALFNARMDKNGGSAQEAVDMISGMTDRYALHLFQKTFVPSPWPDPKNII